TCCTTGTCTGTGCGTGGGTTTAGAAGATGTTTTGGGAAGAGCGGCTAATGAATAGTGGAAACTCAGTAATCAATCCCAAATGGAAGTGAACTGTTCATATttgccaaaaaatgaagaaaaatgaacCAGAACGAACAAAACTAAAAGAAATGAAGGAAAACCGAGACTATAATTGCACTCAACCCCATCAGCAACTTGTCTTCAATCTATTGCAAGTCAGAAAGTGGAATAAGCAAAGCATAGAACATAGCATATCCTGCGATCATCAGTCAGAATAAGTTTTCCGATCGTGTTAATTAGTTGAGTTAGCTCCATCTGTCTAACATAGTAATAATGTTTGAACGACAAAGGGACATTTGAAATCCATCCATTAATGTAACTTACGTTTAAATAGTAAAGGAAATCTAGCTTACACGCAGCTTTACTCAACTGCACAATCATGATACAACATGTCCTCGCTGTAGCTACTAGTTGCATATTCCCCTTTGACAAAAGTCTAGCCGACAACGTGCTCTTTTGTGCAGGTAATAGAGAGAGAGAGTACTCTCTTTTCACGATGGGAAAAAGAGTCTATGTAAATGCGACCAACTACCTCCATGAACCACCAAGTCTGATAACCTCCTCCGTACTTGTATCCCTATTTGGAGCTCTCTCGCCGCCTACGTTCTCCTTTTGATTGCCTAAGTCACCATATAGATCTTTAAGCTTGGCAAGATTGCTAGATGCAGCCTTCTTCTCCTTGCTTTCATCTCTAGGTGGAGTTCGCTGTTGATCAAGACTGGTCCCTTGATCATGCAAACTTCGGCTGTGGCTTCGACTCCTACTCCGGCTCCTGCTCCTCTCATAGTCTCTTCTGCTTCTCTCTCTTGAACTTCGATCATAATCATACCTCCTGTCTCTATCCCTTCCCCGATCTCTGTCATAATCATACCTCCTGTCTCTATCCCTTTCACGATCTCTCTCATAATCATACCTCTTATCTCTATCCCGATCCCTGCCCCTCTCCCTTTCTCTTTCCTGGTCCCGGTCCCTATATCGATCCCTATCCCTATCACGGTCTCTGTCCCAAGGCTTTTCCTTCTCCCTCTCTCTGTCTCGGCCCCTGTCCCTTTCGGAATTCTCTCGGTCAGATATATCACGACTTTGACTCCGGCGGATGCTGGGGGACCGTCTTGAATCATCTGCACCATCCTTATCATAGGGTGGTGGTGCGATTGTACGTCGGATGGGAGATGAATCTCTAGTTGATGCACGATGAGGTGCACGCTGACCAAAAGACACTGAGAGGGAAGCTTTGACAGAAGGTGGCCGACGGGAGGTTTCCTCAGATCCACGACTAGAGTCCCCGATCGAACCAGAGAGTTTGGTCGGCAGATTCATTTTTTCGAGATTGGCAACTGCTGTCCGCATAACAGGAACAGGAATCCGGGGTAATAGTGTGTCAAAATAATACTGCAATGAAAAAGAATGTGCAAGTGAATCATGGGAACAGGTTTGACATACACTAATAGCATTATCCAAGTGTCAGGTAATTGCACATGAATAGGAATTGAAAACCCTGATCCACCAAAGCATACTTCTTGCCTCCTCCCTCCCAGTTGAGGCTCACTTACTAGCAAGTCATGTCCTAATAAGTGATGGCATAAATGTGAAGCTCCAGAACTCATCTAAACATTAGTGAAGCGCCCATACATGCTGTGACAAATGAGAGATCTTCCGATGAAGGGTCAGTTCGAACATCTGAGTTACACCCCTCGAGATTCAATAAACATCAAAATTGGAAGATGTAGACTGCAGCAATCCAAGGCCAAAGAAACAATAACACGAAAGTACGACTCAGATGTTTTTTTAACAGAAATGTCTTTTTATCAAGTCTAAGCACATAATTGCAGCCATGGAAACAGTTAAGGGCAAAACTATCACAGAGTTGTCTTTTCATTCAGCTGTTAAAAGATCACATATTCCGGAGCAGAGTTCAAAGAATTATCCTGTGTCAAGATCCTTTATATCAACAGCTTCACTATTGACTAAGCAACGACCAGGATGTTCTACTTTGCAAACTTAGCAAACAAAATCAGAGCAAAATAGAAATGCAAGAGAAGAGCATCCATTAGAAACATCATGAGTATATATCTATTGCACCACTGTGCTAAAACATTCTCCACGAAAGGTCGGGTTTAGAGGTGGCACCTTACCTGTCCGAGAAATAAGTCACGCACATATACGCCCATTGTGGTCATTCGGCCACTGGATCCAGGAGAGAATTCCTGAAATAAATAGTTAATAATCAGAATGAGCCCTAAAAATCAACTCCCATCATGAAGATAAACATCATAGGTGAACAAACTAAAGACATAATGGTCCTGTTTTCTGAGATGCTGCTTAAACTACTGAAAAGAATCTCACTGCTTCAAAACCCCAGTttgcagaagaagaaaaaaaggaacaGGAGATGGAATGTAAAAAAGTAGGTAAAATCTCAGAAGTGTACCACCATATAAATATTAAAATCAGTTCACCTGCAAAAAAAAATCATGTCCACGCACCTTCAAGCAAGAGTGGTCCTTGCATCCTAAGGCATAAGGAGTGAGAATCATAGCATAAAGTATGCACAGATCATGTAATACTTACGACACACAATCAAGATCAATATCTCAGAAGCAGAGCTGAGAACATGGTTTTAGGCATACTAAAAGAGAGAGAAAGATAGACAGTTCTACACTAAAACTATTGGAAAGTGAGCTCTTGTAATAGAAATAGTTAACTGGTGATTCGAAGGAGACCATTCAGATAAAAAAAAATGCTGATTGAAAACATATCGATCAGCTAGTTTAAAATGAATGAAAGCAGAGAGGAAAAGCATTATCGAGAGGAGGGGCAGGAAATTAACTATAGAGGCAATATTTTGAGCGGATTGACGAAACAAGAGAACAGTAACAAATGATTGCATTTCTCCTTCAAACACTATATTCCATGAAATTGATGAAAATAGTCAAAGTTGCAGACAGATCTATAACATGGAAATGATCAGGATTGATAGACTTCTTGTTTGTATGCAAAATGTCAGAATCTTAATAGAATGCTCAAATGCAGCATTTCAATCCAAAATAACACAATAGAATAATCTACTTCAGGTAGAGCACTTCAtttttacctcatcatctttgaGATAAGGCTCATACCAAGCCCATAATGTCTTAAAATCAGCAAGATATCTCAGATAAAGGAACCCAACCTGCCAAAAAAAATTACAAGCATTAAATCCATTGGCAAGAGGCTCAAGAATGTAAGTACAACAATGTCAGAAAACAAAAGCACATGAATTTGGAGAATCAGAGACAAGGTTTAATTGGGGATGCAACTGAATTCTCTATTCATACATGTGCTACTTTCAATAGGTAATGAAAGGAACTACTGTGGCATTAGATGGAATTCCGAAAGCCTCATTTTGATTCATTACTTGGTGAAGCAGTGAAGGTGATGGCAAGCAAGTGGAGGATTTGGTTCCAGTTTGCTTAAATTTTAAGCATCAGCAACTACAAAAAGTAATTTTGTTAGCTTTATGCAGGCAGCATTATGCAGAGAAAAATATAGAGAGGGAAAAGCACGACATAACCTGGCTGCTAAAGAAAAAAACTCGGTACGCCTCATTCGTCACTAAAGACTGCCTCTTCAGGGGTGAAGTGGATCAAGTCTGCCTAGAAACTTTCTTATAACACATAATCTAACTACTGATTGTCTATTAACAATTATTGGAAGAGTAGAAATAATGTTCCTTTTCCCTTCTGCTTTTGGAAACACATGAAACACTCCACGGATGACTTCCACTCCTTCACTTCCAAATAGAAACCTTTTAATAGAAAATACTATTAGAGGCAGTTAAAGCTGCGGATTAGGGTTCTCATCTTATCCAAATCCATTCATCATTTTTGACTCTACTATGGAACCTCCTTTTGACACAATAGCAGAGCGAATTAGACCGACTTCCAAGCCAACCGACAGCATCGAAAACTCTCAACTTCCTTTAATGGTTTTAAATTCTTTTCCAATCAAAACTTAAAAAGGAAAGAAGGTTTTTAAGGGAAAAAGGTACGCACACTACTAATCTACTAGTAGTAAACAAGCATGATCATCAGCTGAAAACAAAAGGAAACATCTCCTAGATATCTATACAAAAATCTTTAGGTAATCACAGACAGTACATTGTGAAAAAGAAACAATTCACAGCTAAGAAAGCAACAAATCTAATAGATAAAGTGTAAGATACAGAACACCACTTACAGCTCTAATGTAAGGAGAATCTGGATGCTTTAACAGGCCATGCATTTGCTTGACAGTAAGTTTCATCGTAAAGAACTTGTAGAGAAGGCAGAAGGCTGTTGAAGGACCACGACAGTTGCCAGTCATCCATGGTTCCACATGGTCAACTTGATTATAAATTTCATCAATCACTTCGTGATAAGTTTTCAGGCGCAATAGGTCTCTGAAATAATCAGAAGAAAGAATGTTCATGCACAGAACCTTCTCCAGCAATTGGTCGATCGGTCTCCCAGAAGTCTTAATCTCAGCCATGCCCTTAGTGATGTAGGCACCAAAGTGTTATCTTTTCCTCCCTTTGCTTGGCCAACAATAAAAAATGATATTGGAAAGATTAAGGTTCAGATACTAGGTTACCTGTCACAGAAAATAATGAATAAGTTACATAACATAGTGAACTAAAACTTGCAAAAATGTACACTAATATAATCACATTTCAGCTAATACAACCATCCCATGTTTGAAAAACTAAATGATCATTACTGCTTGGCACATTCACACAATCAATCAACTAAGTGTCGATCCAACTTAATTGTGACCATATGAATCCTCTTTATTCATTCAGCTCTATTGAGGTCCATTTCATCTCAATAGTAAATACTCTGGCAGCTTTTCCAAGAACATGAAAGGTGATAAATGGACCATATCTAAGACTACTGCAAATCTGCTTACTTGCTGGAGTTTCTCTGAAGAATTGAGTGGACAGAAAAAATGGTGGACGATTATCCCAGCTTGCATTTGGTGGACTACACGGAGGGAAAGAAACTTGAGGTGTTTTGAAGGAACAAGCAGCCTTATTCAGAAGATAAAGATGAGTTGTTTACTGCTGTTTCACTGTTGGTGTAAGGAAGAATTTTTAGATGATGCAGATTCTTTGATAGATATTATGGAGTCCTTGTAAGAAGAACAAGGATACAattctctgttgttgtttttttTTGAATTGTAAATACGGCTACTAGCACAGCCTTTGTGCTAAATATTTATAAGCTTGTTTCCTTTATAAGAAAAAATTCATCTATCAAGGCAAATTGTGAGTTCTCAAAGCTAAAAGGCCTCTAAAACAGACACTTGCAAATATACAACACACAAGTAAAAAAAAACACTCTTGACAAACATCAGACTTAATGCAAGTATACCAGTGCTTCTCACCACATCAATAAATTATTACTTTATTGCTGTTTGGGATCCACTACTTCTTCATCCCGAGGGAGACTAgccttatttttttttataaggtcCCAAGGGAAACTAGCCTTATAACTTCCCATTGGGTGAGATTTGCACCTAATCCACCCATCCACTCAAATACGACATTCAACTAACTCGCACTAGTAGACTCCTATTGTATTGGAATTAAGCACCCATCTTTTTACTGTTGTCAACAGTTTTCTTCCTAGTTCAATTTTTCTATATTAAAACATTTCTTTTCGTAAGCGTCAAAAAGACCGTTCTTCAAACCATCTCTGATGCCATTGAGGGGCATGAGAAGGCTACGAAAATCACAGACCAGATGATAACACATATTCCTCATTAAATCATTTCTCTGTCATTTCTTATGCAAAAACAGGAGGGGGGGGGAACAAGTGTCAAAAAGTAACCTATATTTACATCTAACTCCACTCTTATTCCTGATTCATCGGACCAAAATACACGCTCCATCTCATAGAAACTATATAAATGAAAACACCACCTAAAATACAACTAGCTCGAGAAAACCAAACAAAAAGTAAGCATCAAAACATTGAACTGAACCAAACAAATCCACCACCAAACTTTTCAGGTAGTTTTCCACATCAATAAGACTCAAATTAAGGATTCAAATCATATACTTGAATTCAAAGTAAAACAGGAAAACAGATTTCTTCTTTACTGCAAACTTcacagatttttttttttaaaaaaaactaatcTTTCAAACTCCACTTCTTCCGCCTAATTCACAAGACCAAAATACACCCTCCAGCTCATAGAAACTATACAAAAGAAATTACCAACAAAAACACCACTAGGTCGAGGAAAACAAATAAAAAGGGGATTTCAGTTATATACACTAACAGTgcataaaaaaaaaattgcaccATCAGTCTAATTTAACATGTTATGACAAGTTACTTACCATTTTATGCTAGTTTATCAACCAATGCTTATTAATAGAATTACCTACAATTACCTTTTAACTGACAtgattgaaaaaatattttttactgtCAATGCAAAAAACTTAAACTCAAAAGGGGTTCAAGTTATACACTAACAGTGTAAAGAAACTTTTACACCATCAATATAAATTAACAAGTTATAACAAGCTACTTACCATTTATGCTTACTTTATCAATCAATACTTGTTAACAGAATTACCTGCAATTACCTTTTAACTAACCTGATTGGGTAAATATATTTTACACCGTGAGTGCAAAAAACTTAAACTCATAAATTCCTTTACTGAAGCTTAAAATACACGTTCAAAACATACTTAAATTCAAGAAATAAGTTTAAAAAGGGGGAAAATGATACCTTTTTGCAAATTAAACGAAAGGAACGAAAGTTCTCCCAAAATTGTACAATTACTACCGTCAAACAAAGCTTAAAATTTATAAGTTAGAGAACACTAGGAAGCAGCTAAATTATAGACCTAACTCTACAACAAATATTCAGAAACCCTAGATTGCGATTGAAAGTAAAATCGAGAAGATTTTAATGCTTTTAAGCTGAGACAATCAATTAACATACTGCTAAATTGAATAACTTTTACCTTTTTTTGCGTTGTTGAGCAGAGAAATCGATGCAGAGCAATAATGGAAAATTGACGAGGTATAGAGAAGAGGAGGAGAAAAGAAGCGGGGGGTCGAGGGGTATACGAACTATTGATAAAGTCAGTAATGGGCTTTTGAGAAGTCCAATTGACAGAGTTTTGGACTGAGTAGTTAATGGGCTTCCTACTCAGTATAGCCCAGTTCTCTTGGAAAGAATTTAGGGTATTATTACTTTTAGACGGCGCCAAAAACTATTTACtgatagccgaaaaaatatataaaacttgtataatttttgtatataacataaaaatatatatatatatacaaaaaatatacaaattttatatattttttcggctattatttttacagtggCTATATAGTGTCATTTTTCCAAAGAATttgggcaaaatataaaattgaccgATCAGCCGAAACTAATTGCATTCGCTGGCCAAAAAATATAtaacatatatgtatataatacacatatatacaaaaattatacgtTTCATCGGCTATTATTTTCGAAAACGACTGAAATATACATTTCCCAATGAATTTCTATCAGAACATTTTTCTTGTTGCTTTCATAGAAGAAACAAAAAGCATTTAGGAATTAAGAGATAGAACTCCTGATTACATTATGTGATATACTATGTtgaaattaggggtgtacatggaccgggttagTTCGGTTTTTATCAAGATCAAACCAAActaactatatcggtttggattgattCGATTTTGTTAGTTTTTCGGGTTTTTCGGagtttttttgttacatgaatattatttcaatcttacttcgttaaagttatagataaagttttgataagtaaatatatgcttagtaaaaactgaaaaaactgacaaacatatgatctattaaaatattcttatgagagaatttttttagtaacacatgatagttattttcttagtcgtctaacGATGATTTTTTGTTGATATACGCTTTCAAggttaaccaaatttaataattaaatataatatcaatataaaacctaaataatgatatgttctatttaattttaaaattatcgaactaccatttcaaattcaaaaaaaggtataagaatttaatagttcttgacatatgaatatgaaatAACAAAGATattgacgcatttcaataacacttgataagaaagtgatgatacaacccattatttaacataaataaaaattgatacacttcatagttctattaaatattgCATCACATGAGAGCATCCCAAATATTTCTGAACATTttctaaagaaaattctatataaaatcttaaaagtatatatacaacaacaacccagtaaaatcccactaatggggtctggggagggtagtgtgtacgcagaccttacccctaccctgaaggagtagagaggttattttcgaaagaccctcaactaaaaaaaataaaaagataaaaggacaaaaaggagacaatattagtattacaacaacaatcataggaaaaataggaacaccatgaaatccagaagaaatatgcaaagtaaagggagacaatattagtatcaccacaacaatcataataaaaatagaaataccatgaaatctagaagaaagatgcaaagcaaaagcgatagctagtaaataggacctgcactgaaaagcgaaatagtaagacacaacattgccactagctatcttagacaaaaaccctacatggctagtcccacaatggtatgaAGTAAGGCacaactcaactacctcctaacctacaatcctaatactcgacctccacatcttcctatcaagtgtcatgtccttggaaatctggagcctcgccatatcctgcctgatcacctctccctaaTAATTCTTAGGtcaccctctacctcttctcgtgccctccacaaccaacCATTCACACCTCCATAccagagcatctgggcttctcctctgaatatgtccgaaccatctaagcctcgttTTCCGCATTTTGTCATCAACGGGAGcaacgtgcaccttctcccgaatatcataattcctaatcttatctatcctagtgtgcccgcacatccaccgcaacatcctcatttctgctactttaaTCTCCTGGATATGTGAGTTTTTAACGGGCCaatactcagccccatacatcatggccggtctaaccaccgctttatagaacttacctttgagtatcggtgatactctcttgtcacacaggactgcagatgctaacctccacttcatccatcataccccaatacggtgtgtgacatcctcgccgATCTCCCATCCCCCCTGGATAAccaaaccaaggtacttgaagctgtctttactcgggatgacctgcgaatcaagcctcacattcACGCCCACTTCCcatggctcagcgctgaacttacactctaggtattccgtcttcgtcctgctcagcttgaaacccttagaatcaagagcctgtctccacacctccagcctctcgttaacaccggctcatgactcatcaatcagaactatgtcatcggtgaATAGCATGctccatggcacatccccttgaatatggtgtgttaacgtgtccatcaccagggcgaataagaac
This region of Nicotiana tomentosiformis chromosome 4, ASM39032v3, whole genome shotgun sequence genomic DNA includes:
- the LOC104097217 gene encoding pre-mRNA splicing factor SR-like 1 isoform X6; the protein is MAEIKTSGRPIDQLLEKVLCMNILSSDYFRDLLRLKTYHEVIDEIYNQVDHVEPWMTGNCRGPSTAFCLLYKFFTMKLTVKQMHGLLKHPDSPYIRALLMLKI
- the LOC104097217 gene encoding pre-mRNA splicing factor SR-like 1 isoform X5, coding for MAEIKTSGRPIDQLLEKVLCMNILSSDYFRDLLRLKTYHEVIDEIYNQVDHVEPWMTGNCRGPSTAFCLLYKFFTMKLTVKQMHGLLKHPDSPYIRAVGFLYLRYLADFKTLWAWYEPYLKDDEEFSPGSSGRMTTMGVYVRDLFLGQSTSSNFDVY
- the LOC104097217 gene encoding pre-mRNA splicing factor SR-like 1 isoform X3; protein product: MAEIKTSGRPIDQLLEKVLCMNILSSDYFRDLLRLKTYHEVIDEIYNQVDHVEPWMTGNCRGPSTAFCLLYKFFTMKLTVKQMHGLLKHPDSPYIRAVGFLYLRYLADFKTLWAWYEPYLKDDEEFSPGSSGRMTTMGVYVRDLFLGQVSIILTHYYPGFLFLLCGQQLPISKK
- the LOC104097217 gene encoding pre-mRNA splicing factor SR-like 1 isoform X2, with product MTTMGVYVRDLFLGQYYFDTLLPRIPVPVMRTAVANLEKMNLPTKLSGSIGDSSRGSEETSRRPPSVKASLSVSFGQRAPHRASTRDSSPIRRTIAPPPYDKDGADDSRRSPSIRRSQSRDISDRENSERDRGRDREREKEKPWDRDRDRDRDRYRDRDQERERERGRDRDRDKRYDYERDRERDRDRRYDYDRDRGRDRDRRYDYDRSSRERSRRDYERSRSRSRSRSHSRSLHDQGTSLDQQRTPPRDESKEKKAASSNLAKLKDLYGDLGNQKENVGGERAPNRDTSTEEVIRLGGSWR
- the LOC104097217 gene encoding pre-mRNA splicing factor SR-like 1 isoform X4, producing MAEIKTSGRPIDQLLEKVLCMNILSSDYFRDLLRLKTYHEVIDEIYNQVDHVEPWMTGNCRGPSTAFCLLYKFFTMKLTVKQMHGLLKHPDSPYIRAVGFLYLRYLADFKTLWAWYEPYLKDDEEFSPGSSGRMTTMGVYVRDLFLGQVSLHLPILMFIESRGV
- the LOC104097217 gene encoding pre-mRNA splicing factor SR-like 1 isoform X1 codes for the protein MAEIKTSGRPIDQLLEKVLCMNILSSDYFRDLLRLKTYHEVIDEIYNQVDHVEPWMTGNCRGPSTAFCLLYKFFTMKLTVKQMHGLLKHPDSPYIRAVGFLYLRYLADFKTLWAWYEPYLKDDEEFSPGSSGRMTTMGVYVRDLFLGQYYFDTLLPRIPVPVMRTAVANLEKMNLPTKLSGSIGDSSRGSEETSRRPPSVKASLSVSFGQRAPHRASTRDSSPIRRTIAPPPYDKDGADDSRRSPSIRRSQSRDISDRENSERDRGRDREREKEKPWDRDRDRDRDRYRDRDQERERERGRDRDRDKRYDYERDRERDRDRRYDYDRDRGRDRDRRYDYDRSSRERSRRDYERSRSRSRSRSHSRSLHDQGTSLDQQRTPPRDESKEKKAASSNLAKLKDLYGDLGNQKENVGGERAPNRDTSTEEVIRLGGSWR